In Drosophila simulans strain w501 chromosome 3R, Prin_Dsim_3.1, whole genome shotgun sequence, a single window of DNA contains:
- the LOC6729490 gene encoding tRNA dimethylallyltransferase has translation MIRKVPLIVILGSTGTGKTKLSLQLAERFGGEIISADSMQVYTHLDIATAKATKEEQSRARHHLLDVTTPAEPFTVTHFRNAALPIVERLLAKDTPPIVVGGTNYYIESLLWDILVDSDVKPDEHKPSGEHLKDAELNALSTLELHQHLANIDAGSANRFHPNNRRKIIRAIEVYQSTGQTLTQMLAEQRAQPGGNRLGGPLRYPHIVLLWLRCQQDVLNERLDSRVDSMLAQGLVPELRQFHNAHHSTTVQAYTSGVLQTIGYKEFIPYLIKYDQQQDEKIEEYLKTHSYKLPGPEKLNEEGLPDGLELLRSCCEELKLVTRRYSKKQLKWINNRFLASKDRQVPDLYELDTSDVAAWQEAVYKRAETIIERYRNEEACEIQPMAKREHPGADLDEETSHFCQICERHFVGEYQWGLHMKSNKHKRRKEGQRKRQRDQETMLSTDLAKKQKGEKEEAEEAETQPPPSRVNDTDKAM, from the coding sequence ATGATTCGAAAGGTGCCGCTGATTGTGATCCTGGGCTCCACGGGCACCGGAAAGACGAAACTGTCTTTGCAACTGGCAGAACGCTTTGGAGGAGAGATAATCAGCGCTGATTCCATGCAGGTTTACACCCACCTGGACATCGCCACCGCCAAGGCAACCAAGGAGGAGCAGTCCCGGGCACGACATCATCTCCTGGACGTGACCACGCCGGCGGAACCCTTCACAGTCACTCACTTTCGCAACGCGGCACTGCCCATTGTGGAGCGGCTGCTCGCCAAGGACACTCCTCCGATTGTGGTGGGCGGCACGAATTACTACATAGAATCCCTGCTTTGGGATATTCTGGTGGACTCGGATGTCAAGCCGGACGAACACAAACCTTCGGGGGAGCATCTTAAGGATGCCGAACTGAATGCTTTGTCCACCCTCGAGCTGCATCAGCACCTTGCCAATATCGACGCAGGTAGTGCCAACCGTTTTCACCCCAACAACCGGCGCAAGATCATCCGGGCTATCGAAGTGTATCAGAGCACCGGGCAGACTTTGACCCAGATGCTGGCGGAACAGCGGGCACAGCCGGGAGGAAACCGCCTGGGTGGACCCCTTCGCTATCCACACATCGTTCTCCTTTGGTTGCGTTGCCAGCAGGATGTTCTAAATGAACGATTGGATTCCCGCGTAGATAGCATGCTGGCCCAAGGGCTGGTCCCTGAACTACGACAGTTTCACAATGCCCACCACTCTACCACTGTGCAGGCCTATACGTCGGGAGTTCTGCAGACGATTGGCTACAAGGAGTTTATTCCCTATCTGATCAAGTACGACCAGCAGCAGGACGAAAAGATAGAGGAGTACCTCAAAACCCATAGTTACAAGCTGCCAGGCCCAGAGAAACTGAATGAAGAAGGCCTCCCAGATGGCTTGGAACTCCTGCGCAGTTGTTGCGAAGAACTAAAGTTAGTCACTCGACGATACTCAAAGAAGCAGCTGAAGTGGATCAACAATCGATTCCTGGCCAGCAAAGATCGTCAGGTGCCGGATCTCTACGAACTGGACACCAGTGATGTGGCTGCTTGGCAGGAGGCAGTCTACAAGCGGGCAGAGACCATCATAGAACGATATCGAAACGAAGAGGCTTGCGAGATTCAACCAATGGCCAAGCGGGAGCATCCGGGAGCGGATTTGGATGAGGAGACTAGCCATTTTTGTCAAATATGCGAACGGCATTTCGTTGGGGAGTACCAGTGGGGACTGCATATGAAGTCCAACAAACACAAGCGAAGAAAGGAGGGACAGCGCAAGCGGCAAAGGGATCAGGAAACAATGCTCTCAACGGATCTAGCAAAGAAGCAAAAGGGGGAGAAAGAGGAGGCAGAAGAGGCAGAGACTCAGCCACCACCCAGCCGAGTCAATGATACTGATAAGGCAATGTAA
- the LOC6729493 gene encoding ATP-binding cassette sub-family G member 5 encodes MKMIGSDYVLEAHNIFHTTEVDGGGCFNGAGNSALVLKGVNLTVHSGEVMAILGSKGSGKRALLDVISRRADGATRGQVLLNGSPLSKALFQQRCGYVTQSCTFVPGLTVAQTLHYTPTILSGYLKSSKVRQVLADLALSQVAHKRVEYLNISEARRLAIGIQLVRDPVMLLLDEPTHGLDPLSAYLLISILSNTAKKTGCGILLSLEKPRSDVFPFLDRALFLCLGGVVYSGGTRAMLEYFHGIGFPCPQLENPLMYYLCLSTVDRRSRDRFLESSQQIEALVERFSRETPISDAPLNNMGSGKVPLAYGKPGELKVWVMLYLKLLASTFSCGLVGMKTLFLRLLLLPLALSILWAFYTDVGDDSHGFFTKNGMILNILGLSYGCGILTTISLFPIWRKKFSQDTPEGLYSGTTLLIAYNSVSIPFSAVSAVIASCVVYPLLLDVKYNNGTVFAYLLVALWSSFVLAEQLTIAFLLVVKVPFNAAIAVTYVLVESIALASGTVRSFKGLQPWLQDTTKGTHTRYASSLLHSIAFQSRKLNCTPTASVICPKAADFMHERLGLPDPDETIDVAASCAFAVGLAAFNMLVYLFPMPRCVRQKFKD; translated from the exons ATGAAAATGATCGGCAGCGACTACGTACTGGAAGCCCACAACATTTTCCACACCACCGAG GTGGATGGTGGTGGCTGTTTCAATGGAGCCGGCAATTCGGCCCTGGTACTCAAAGGCGTCAATCTGACCGTGCACAGCGGCGAGGTTATGGCCATTCTGGGCTCGAAGg GTAGTGGCAAGAGAGCTCTTTTAGATGTTATTTCTAGACGTGCCGATGGAGCAACTCGTGGTCAGGTGCTACTCAATGGATCTCCGCTTTCCAAGGCATTGTTCCAACAGAGATGTGGCTATGTCACCCAATCCTGCACCTTTGTTCCTGGTCTTACGGTGGCCCAAACACTACACTATACCCCCACTATA TTAAGTGGCTATCTGAAGAGTTCTAAAGTGCGGCAAGTGCTGGCCGATTTGGCCCTTTCCCAAGTGGCGCACAAGAGAGTGGAGTATCTTAACATCAGTGAGGCGCGTCGTTTGGCCATTGGAATACAGTTGGTCAGAGATCCTG TCATGCTATTGCTGGATGAGCCGACCCATGGCCTGGATCCCTTGAGTGCCTATCTGCTGATATCCATTTTGTCCAACACGGCCAAGAAGACGGGCTGCGGAATTCTTTTGTCGCTGGAGAAGCCTCGCTCCGATGTGTTCCCATTCCTGGATAGAGCACTATTCCTCTGCCTAGGCGGAGTGGTCTACTCAGGAGGCACTCGTGCCATGCTGGAGTACTTCCATGGCATCGGATTCCCTTGTCCTCAGCTCGAGAATCCTTTGATGTACTATCTCTGCCTGTCCACTGTGGATCGTCGTAGTCGCGATCGATTCCTGGAGTCTAGCCAGCAGATCGAGGCGCTGGTGGAACGTTTCTCCCGGGAAACACCGATCTCGGATGCCCCTCTAAACAACATGGGATCTGGCAAAGTGCCCCTGGCATATGGAAAGCCTGGAGAGCTTAAAGTTTGGGTTATGTTGTATCT GAAACTACTGGCATCAACCTTCTCCTGTGGACTCGTTGGTATGAAGACACTATTTCTGCGCCTTTTGCTACTTCCTTTGGCTTTAAGCATCCTATGGGCATTTTACACAGATGTCGGG GACGATTCCCATGGATTCTTCACCAAAAACGGCATGATCCTCAATATTTTGGGGTTGTCGTACGGTTGTGGAATTTTGACTACCATATCTCTAT TTCCCATTTGGCGCAAAAAGTTCTCGCAGGATACTCCAGAGGGTCTCTATTCGGGCACCACTCTACTGATTGCCTACAACTCCGTGTCCATACCATTCTCCGCCGTATCTGCCGTCATAGCCAGTTGTGTTGTGTATCC TCTGTTGTTGGATGTGAAGTACAACAATGGTACTGTCTTCGCCTACTTGCTAGTGGCCCTGTGGTCCAGTTTTGTGCTGGCTGAACAGCTCACGATCGCGTTTCTTTTGGTGGTCAAGGTTCCCTTCAACGCAGCCATTGCGGTGACCTATGTCCTTGTCGAAAGTATTGCACTGGCTAGTGGAACTGTGCG CTCCTTCAAGGGACTTCAACCTTGGCTGCAGGACACCACGAAGGGCACTCACACACGCTACGCATCCTCATTGCTGCACAGCATCGCCTTCCAGTCGAGGAAACTCAACTGCACTCCCACCGCCTCTGTGATCTGCCCCAAAGCAGCGGATTTCATGCACGAGCGACTTGGACTGCCGGATCCCGAT GAAACCATCGATGTGGCCGCTTCCTGCGCTTTTGCTGTAGGCTTGGCCGCCTTTAATATGCTGGTTTACCTATTCCCAATGCCTAGATGTGTTCGCCAGAAATTTAAGGACTAA
- the LOC6729492 gene encoding ATP-binding cassette sub-family G member 8, translating into MELSNFSSGKKMSREERRYSVPHGPNTPLPPAASEDLHAWSIYRQNLNSDFTDSALGSSDKSPLPYGNFQLRDTTVQSILNHPRYGPKSPLGSNMYTYLKFGLPRVFPPNAGSQRSHRPGPGPGAGPGHGHGGSSALGGVRGRVNRAFRDSSGAPAGAGSSGYDSSDNETTRSRVPPNLRKYRSESDFRAIGGMPHSRPESRAQIGGGGVPVAALRQANSRASIAVGQHHHQMQQHQQQYGKHYGHRSHSEADLLGAGLSQVDGGGGMGYDYNEARLYGSSRQYGNGNGHNPGSRKQSGMGLIYPNIQVHCLDVNPCLRGVSMQAKAGDLFAIMATSQREGSALAECLAGLTERLGGEILINGQQVSRRGLRELCSYVPALEVSSLDPRMSVQCTLNFHAALRGPIDRSDLEERMDVLIEDLGLNTVRASNVSTLTHSEKQRLSVACQLLAQSSLLILDQVTSNMDIFDTFFLVEYLRQWCSGGRIVIMTLQPPTFEILSMCSGVLLLSGGRTVFSGSRADLPRHMGELGYPCPPFKNPADYYLDLVTLDDLSAAAMLESSARIESLANAWDQINSEPPLAAPPASLPNFTMKAGFFGQISALIKRFAGYKQPGSLLTWISKLIAAAVLSLCIGCIFWDVPASDPQLSYHDRLGYHHCVMVLVYWPLVMLTIRDTQEDRRHAERDIRLGLYTRSLYIVVQSLLGLFPSLCIWLAYLLPAHSMAGLYTYSNSSDTGIYLYMGYMLLYLTLIQTLALFCAHLLPCKVSASIVNGLISLAVAAVGGYLVHPQNLPQFWSWLQFVSPERWLLPVLVQDEYSAETLSNSAGLQLCRNKQVQHQEIIVQQPCPPPNGTQVLVDFELLPQQHVLDPTPTYDQTTSVALVLGSVIVFCVTFIVFLCNCRGACRRKRSR; encoded by the exons ATGGAGCTGAGCAACTTTTCGAGCGGCAAGAAGATGTCACGCGAGGAGCGCCGCTACTCGGTGCCCCACGGACCCAATACCCCACTGCCACCGGCGGCATCCGAGGATCTGCACGCCTGGTCCATCTACAG GCAAAACCTGAACTCTGACTTCACCGATTCGGCTCTGGGCTCGTCGGACAAATCACCGCTGCCATATGGAAACTTCCAGCTACGCGATACCACAGTTCAATCAATCTTAAACCATCCGCGCTACGGACCCAA ATCTCCCTTGGGCTCAAATATGTACACTTACTTGAAGTTCGGACTGCCGCGCGTCTTTCCGCCGAATGCTGGATCGCAGCGCTCGCATCGTCCTGGTCCGGGTCCGGGTGCGGGACCGGGTCATGGCCATGGTGGTTCCAGTGCCCTGGGTGGAGTGCGAGGACGAGTGAACCGCGCTTTTCGGGATAGCTCGGGTGCACCGGCTGGAGCCGGGAGCAGCGGCTACGATAGCAGCGACAACGAGACAACCCGCAGTCGGGTGCCGCCCAATCTCCGGAAGTATCGCAGCGAGTCCGACTTCCGTGCCATCGGCGGCATGCCGCACTCGCGTCCTGAGTCGCGGGCTCAGATCGGAGGAGGCGGTGTCCCGGTGGCTGCCCTGCGGCAGGCCAACAGCCGGGCCAGCATTGCGGTGGGTCAGCACCACCAtcagatgcagcagcatcagcagcagtacGGGAAGCACTACGGTCACAGGTCGCACAGCGAGGCGGATCTCCTGGGAGCCGGATTGAGCCAGGTGGATGGCGGTGGCGGGATGGGCTACGACTACAACGAGGCCCGACTGTACGGCAGCTCCAGGCAGtatggcaatggaaatggtcACAACCCGGGCAGCAGGAAGCAGTCGGGCATGGGCCTGATCTACCCGAACATCCAGGTGCACTGCCTCGATGTGAATCCCTGCCTGCGCGGTGTGTCGATGCAGGCCAAGGCGGGCGATCTGTTCGCCATCATGGCCACATCGCAGCGGGAGGGAAGTGCCCTGGCCGAGTGCTTGGCGGGATTGACTGAACGTCTGGGTGGGGAGATCCTCATCAACGGACAGCAGGTTAGTCGCCGTGGACTGCGGGAACTCTGCAGCTATGTACCGGCTCTCGAGGTCTCCTCCCTGGATCCGCGAATGAGTGTCCAGTGCACTCTCAATTTCCATGCCGCGCTGAGAGGTCCCATTGATCGTAGCGATCTGGAGGAGCGCATGGATGTGCTCATCGAGGATTTGGGGCTGAATACAGTGCGTGCCTCCAATGTGTCCACTTTGACCCACTCGGAGAAGCAGCGTTTAAGCGTGGCCTGCCAGCTGCTGGCCCAGTCGTCGCTTCTCATTTTGGATCAGGTGACCAGCAACATGGATATCTTCGACACATTCTTCCTGGTGGAGTACCTGCGCCAGTGGTGCAGCGGTGGTCGTATTGTGATCATGACGCTTCAGCCGCCCACCTTCGAGATTCTGTCCATGTGTTCCGGCGTTCTGCTGCTCTCCGGGGGAAGGACCGTCTTCTCCGGCAGTCGAGCGGATCTACCACGACACATGGGCGAGCTAGGCTATCCATGTCCGCCATTCAAGAACCCAGCGGACTATTACT TGGATTTGGTCACCCTGGATGACCTTTCGGCGGCCGCCATGCTGGAGTCCTCGGCCCGCATTGAATCTCTGGCCAACGCCTGGGATCAGATTAACTCGGAGCCCCCATTAGCCGCGCCGCCCGCCTCGCTGCCGAATTTCACAATGAAGGCCGGCTTCTTTGGCCAGATCAGCGCCCTGATCAAGAGATTTGCCGGCTACAAGCAGCCGGGATCACTGCTCACCTGGATCAGCAAGCTGATCGCCGCCGCAGTCCTGTCCCTTTGCATTGGCTGCATCTTTTGGGATGTGCCCGCTTCCGATCCACAGCTGAGCTACCACGATCGCTTGGGATACCATCATTGCGTCATGGTGCTAGTCTACTGGCCACTGGTCATGCTCACCATTCGCGACACGCAGGAGGATCGCCGCCATGCGGAGCGAGACATACGCCTGGGACTCTACACGCGCAGTCTTTATATCGTTGTGCAG aGTCTCCTGGGCCTGTTTCCCAGCCTCTGCATCTGGCTCGCCTACTTGCTTCCTGCCCACAGCATGGCGGGACTTTACACCTATTCCAACAGCAGCGATACGGGCATATACCTGTATATGG GCTACATGCTGCTCTACTTGACGCTCATTCAGACATTGGCACTGTTCTGTGCCCACCTGCTGCCCTGCAAGGTCTCGGCGAGCATCGTCAACGGGCTCATCAGCCTGGCAGTGGCGGCAGTGGGTGGCTACCTGGTGCATCCCCAGAACCTGCCCCAGTTCTGGTCCTGGTTGCAGTTCGTTTCGCCGGAACGTTGGCTGCTGCCCGTCCTGGTGCAGGATGAGTACAGTGCCGAGACGTTGTCCAACTCCGCAGGACTGCAGTTGTGCCGAAATAAGCAG GTGCAGCACCAGGAGATTATTGTGCAGCAGCCCTGCCCGCCGCCCAACGGCACCCAAGTGCTAGTCGACTTCGAgctgctgccgcagcagcacgTTCTGGATCCCACGCCCACCTATGACCAGACCACCTCGGTGGCTTTGGTCCTGGGCTCGGTGATCGTATTCTGCGTCACCTTCATCGTCTTTTTGTGCAATTGTCGCGGAGCCTGTCGAAGGAAGCGTAGCCGTTAG
- the LOC6729491 gene encoding bifunctional purine biosynthesis protein ATIC — protein MSSSKIALLSVSDKTGLLDLGKSLVALGFDLVASGGTATSLRGAGLKVRDVSEITGAPEMLGGRVKTLHPAVHAGILSRTTDTDLADMRKQGFDLIQLVVCNLYPFASTIAKPDVTLADAVENIDIGGVTLLRAAAKNHQRVTVVCEAVDYDRVLSELKASGNTTVETRQALALKAFTHTATYDDAISDYFRKQYGSGVSQLPLRYGMNPHQKPAQLYTQLAKLPLTVLNASPGFINLCDALNGWQLVRELKKALQLPAATSFKHVSPAGAAVGVPLNPAQAKLCMVDDLYEQLTPLATAYARARGADRMSSFGDFVALSDVCDAVTARIISREVSDGIIAAGYEPEALEILKKKKNGGYCILQMDPNYEPSSVERKTIFGLTLEQKRNDAVIDASLFSNVVSKRGPLPEAAVRDLIVATIALKYTQSNSVCYARDGQVVGIGAGQQSRIHCTRLAGEKADNWWLRQHPSVAGMKFKAGVKRAEISNAIDNYVNGTVGKDMPLSQFEGMFDKAPAQLTSEQKVEWLKQLSGVALGSDAFFPFRDNIDRASLSGVSYIASPAGSTNDAGVIAACDEHGIIMAHTNLRLFHH, from the exons ATGAGCTCCAGCAAGATTG CTCTACTCAGTGTGTCGGACAAGACGGGCCTGCTCGACTTGGGCAAGAGTCTGGTGGCACTGGGCTTCGACCTGGTTGCCAGTGGAGGCACTGCAACTAGCTTGCGTGGCGCTGGCCTGAAGGTGAGGGATGTCTCTGAGATTACGGGAGCACCTGAGATGCTCGGTGGACGTGTGAAGACGCTGCACCCGGCTGTGCATGCTGGAATCCTTTCCCGCACCACCGACACTGATCTGGCTGACATGCGCAAGCAGGGCTTCGATCTTATCCAGCTAGTGGTCTGCAATCTGTACCCCTTCGCCAGCACCATAGCCAAGCCTGATGTTACGCTGGCCGATGCCGTGGAGAACATCGATATTGGAGGCGTTACTCTGCTTCGGGCGGCTGCTAAGAATCACCAGCGGGTCACAGTTGTATGCGAAGCAGTCGATTATGATCGTGTCCTGTCGGAGTTGAAAGCTTCGGGAAATACCACTGTGGAGACGCGTCAGGCTCTGGCCCTCAAGGCATTCACGCACACCGCCACCTACGATGATGCCATCTCAGACTACTTTAGGAAGCAGTATGGATCGGGAGTGTCCCAGTTACCGCTGCGCTACGGCATGAATCCCCACCAGAAGCCGGCTCAGCTCTACACACAGCTGGCCAAGCTTCCACTGACGGTCCTCAATGCCTCGCCGGGATTCATCAACCTGTGCGACGCCCTTAACGGTTGGCAGTTGGTTAGGGAACTGAAAAAGGCCTTGCAGCTGCCGGCAGCCACTAGCTTTAAGCACGTGTCTCCAGCGGGTGCGGCTGTTGGAGTGCCTTTAAATCCGGCTCAGGCCAAGCTCTGCATGGTGGATGATTTGTACGAGCAGTTGACACCTCTGGCTACGGCCTATGCTCGTGCCCGTGGAGCCGACCGCATGAGCTCCTTTGGCGACTTTGTGGCCCTCTCTGATGTGTGTGATGCTGTGACGGCCAGGATAATCTCGCGAGAGGTGTCCGATGGTATCATTGCCGCGGGCTATGAGCCCGAAGCTTTGGAGATcttgaagaaaaagaagaatgGTGGCTACTGTATTCTGCAG ATGGACCCCAACTATGAACCCTCCTCGGTGGAGcgcaaaactatttttggcctGACGCTGGAGCAGAAACGCAATGATGCCGTCATTGACGCCTCGCTCTTTTCCAACGTGGTGAGCAAGCGTGGTCCTCTGCCCGAGGCGGCTGTACGGGATCTGATTGTGGCCACCATTGCCTTGAAGTACACTCAGAGCAACTCCGTGTGCTATGCCCGTGATGGACAGGTCGTGGGCATCGGTGCCGGCCAGCAGTCGAGGATTCACTGCACCCGCTTGGCGGGTGAGAAGGCGGACAACTGGTGGCTGCGTCAGCATCCCAGCGTGGCCGGCATGAAGTTCAAGGCTGGTGTGAAGCGGGCGGAGATCTCGAATGCAATCGACAATTACGTAAACGGAACCGTGGGCAAGGACATGCCTCTGTCGCAGTTCGAGGGAAT GTTCGATAAGGCACCAGCCCAACTGACTAGCGAGCAGAAAGTCGAGTGGTTAAAGCAGCTGAGTGGTGTGGCTCTGGGATCCGATGCCTTCTTCCCCTTCCGTGATAATATCGATCGCGCTAGCTTG AGCGGCGTCTCCTACATAGCCAGTCCCGCAGGATCCACCAATGATGCTGGTGTCATTGCCGCCTGCGATGAGCACGGTATCATCATGGCGCACACCAATCTGCGATTGTTCCACCATTAG